A DNA window from Myripristis murdjan chromosome 19, fMyrMur1.1, whole genome shotgun sequence contains the following coding sequences:
- the LOC115378276 gene encoding neutral ceramidase-like, with the protein LIQIEVVISGLSNIYTHYITTYEEYQRDKTFVTVEIYHNRTSTWEVVCTDASWETRFRWLKGSGRQSNVTVEWHIPLQAAAGSYRIRHLGHAKQLQGSRPVVTPYEGVSAVFAVTPSYYHQ; encoded by the exons CTCATCCAGATCGAGGTGGTGATCTCTGGCCTGAGCAACATCTACACACACTACATCACTACGTATGAGGagtaccag AGAGACAAAACCTTCGTTACCGTGGAGATTTACCACAACAGAACATCAACCTGGGAGGTCGTCTGCACTGATGCATCATGGGagaccag gttccgCTGGCTGAAGGGCTCCGGCCGGCAGAGCAACGTGACGGTGGAGTGGCACATCCCCCTGCAGGCGGCCGCCGGCTCCTACAGGATCCGACACCTGGGCCACGCCAAGCAGCTGCAGGGGTCGCGACCCGTCGTCACGCCGTACGAGGGCGTGTCCGCCGTGTTCGCCGTCACGCCCAGCTACTACCACCAGTGA